The Salvelinus namaycush isolate Seneca chromosome 5, SaNama_1.0, whole genome shotgun sequence genome segment CACATTGCAGGAATTGTTCTAATGTATTTTGCTCTAAGGGATGACGACGGAAATGGTGGAGAATACTAAATCTGATGCCTGGGTAATATGATTTAGCATAAGCTATATAAAAAAATTATACCTTAGAGAATATGGGCCCATAATAAAACCACTTATACCTAATAACACATTTCTGTGACAGCGCCTCTCTTCCCCACTGCGGATATTACCTGTGTAGCAatctaataaatatatataaaggATTCTAACGGGGATATTGAAATATAACATGAACATATTGCTATTTATTACACTATGAGGCAAAACAGAGCCACTTGCCCATGCAACACTGGCTGAGAATAGAAGCAACTTCCGGAGAAAACTGTCCCGCTTTCCCCATCAACATCACCATTACTGCCGCCATCTTTAAATACATGTATTTGCGGGGAAGATCATTATTTCTGACAAAGATAAAGCACTGTTATATTAATGCAATGAGATGTATAGGCATAGTCTTACCTCAATGGCCATTATGGGACCTTACACAGGTACAGCAAGCAGGTACAACGTAATCACTTCGTATTATACATTGTACTTACAACTGTAGTATCTGTTAGTGGTTGTGTAATTACATGGCATTAATGTATTTTATGGTAGGCTATATAATGTTTTTACTATAGACACTAATCAGTGTCCTAATGCTAAAATCTCAAAATACATTAATTATTGCCGGTATGGATGCCATTCATTAAATTACAGTTACCTTACTTTAAGATTATAGTGTGTATTTTACAATATTTTACAAGTTTTTATGCAATACATGCAGATATTGTAAAAATGAAAATGCCTCTGGGCCTACATTTCGATTTGAAGTATCCTAGTTGCCCATTTCTCCAGAACTTAGAGCCATATGAACAACTTTGTTTATTGACTTCAGGGGACAAATCAGTTTATGCACTTCTTTGCTTCATTAAACCTGAAAACTGCCAAGAAGTCAATCAACGTAGAAACATGTGGTATTCCCTTTCAGCGCCTTCCAATCTGTTCAGATACAGTATGTCCGGTCTGTTGTGAATATCACATCTCCAATCGTAGGCCTGTTCGCtgtttcacttgctttgacactTGCGGTTAAATTCAGCGCTGCAATCCAATATGAGAGGGAATTATTTAAAACAGGAGAGGTCTATTTCAAGCATCCAAAGAAACGCTTTACGGTTTGAGATATGAATTTAGGTTAAGCCAACCGAACAGACAGGTGCTGACTGCTGAGCTAAGTCCATCCAGCAACTAAGAGATACATTTTATACCATAtttcttacaatgtttattatttttaaatgtggAAATACAATTTGCCCCCTATGCTACAATAAAAAAGTATTAACTCAAATGAAAATCGATGGGagtatgatttaaaaaaataaatgtctcaAACAATGTTGACAAATGGCTACACTGTAATATCCTACTTCAAGCACTTTCAATAAATCTCAAAGATAGGTCTTTGTCTCAAATGGGGATCACCAATGATAACAAAAAGTGATCACTTAAAAGGAACGTCTTGTTGGTGGATGGTTGAAGATGAGGCTATAACCAACACCAAACTATAAACCAAATGAAACAAGTGGCCCGTTGTGACTATGAATACAATTGATAAGCATATTTACATAAGATATTTTACAGTTGACATATCGTTCTCTGGTTTAAATAATTAATTAGGAAAGCACATCATTGTTAATATTTAATGCGGGCCAATACATAATGGTCTTCATTTCCATCTTCATGGTGGTGACGTCATGCCAGAAAAACTAATATCTCGGCCGAGTGGGGGTGAGGTTATGGTCATTGTAGCCTAAAATATACAGGCCAAAAGCAGGCCATCGAACTGCCAGCCCGTCGAATTAAGTTTCATTTGCACGGCAGTTATAAGTTACTACTATCCCTTTCTGCCCTTTCTATAATAttaaaatgaaatgaaatgtgaaACAGTAGGCCTATCATGTAATAGGCCTATAATGGCCCGTGCAACCCTTAGTGTTATGTCTTTTTCTATTGGCTAATCGAAAACACCAGAGCCTATGTGAAAAAGGATTATGACATAAGCATAACATATTTTGATCTGTCGTGCTTTTGCTAGGCCTAATTTTTGAGAAAGCCACTTTTCCAATTTCCTAAAATGCGAGAATATCGTTGGTCAAAGGATTCCGGACCTGCAGGCCTATACAGTAAGTCCTATATTCACAATCACAGCCACCGTACTTGGATTCATTCTTCATCTTTTTGTAAATGATATAGATCATTAACTACACCTGCCAATGTCATAGAGATATAGAAGCGTTTACAAGTTTAAGCATTTGCAATATTATCCAATTTACCTTGACAGCCCAATGGTGAAGATACAACGTCAATTCAATGTTTTATGGGCGAAATAAACTGTCCGGCCGTACGCTAAATGTTTAGATGTCATACTTCAACGTTTGTAAAGAATTTGTCACAATTCTTTTcccttttttattttctttcaatgGGTCAGTTAGGCTGGACGTAAGACTGGACAATTGTTCAACACTGTGTTGAAGATAGTTCTACTAAAATAAGACAGCGTTTATTCAATAGACCTAGGACACGAATTGCGTTGACGCTTTGCATTTATTGGCATGATATTCAACGCGGAAAGGGACATGTCAAATAACCCCGTGTATGCTAAACACAAAAAAATAACATGCTTGTCAGGTGTTGATAGTGACGGTGTTGCTATCTTCTCTCTGTTTAGTTGGCTGTATACACAactataggcctataaatagCCCGGCAGAGTCCAGACAAAATTATTTACGTAGCCCACCTGCAGGACTGCATCCTCAATGATTTGCCGTAGACTGAATCGCTACATTTAGATACTATTATTGGACGAAGCTATAGGCCTATTTGCCGCAATAACTAAGAATGAGCTACTATGCCTCAAAAAGTCAACGTAATAATGATAATACTACGCTAGAAAAATGTTGGTTTTAATTGTTTTTATTATAGTAGAGTGTTATATTGTTATTAAACTGTTACAATAAGCAATAATAATAGcctataaacaacaacaatactcacagacataacaGTTAACCTATTATGTTTTATTATAGCCTATTGAAACTGATGTTGCTATTATTAAACCACATTTGGATGGTGAATATTATATTCAGAAATAAATCAGGTGTTCTGCATTTGGAAAAACAGTCATCTCTTCAAATCatgtcatccattttgtatggTGAGCTATTCATTTGATTAGGATGACGAGGGGATTTATCAACGTTATCCCCTCCATGTATATGGATTGAAAGTCGCAATCTTAATGGTTGGCATTATACCCATAAAATTATACAAATGTACATAACATATATTATTAACAATACCTGGAAGTATTCACTTGTCTTTTAAATGAACTAATATGATATAGACAGGCCTTGATGTAAAATCGAATTCCTCATGCCATATGCCCAGTAGCACATATGGTTTGATAAATGAGTCTGTCACAAAATTGGCTACCATGCCTTCTTAACTGACAAAGTCAAGATGCTAAAAACAAAATCCTAGGCATATGCCATACTTTTAAGGATGTGGATTAAACTGTCAAACAACAATTAAAGGTGACCTTTTTATGAATTCCATTTAAGTTTGAACCTCCTTTCCAGTGGAAAATATTGAATATTCCTATGGAGAAATCCATGAAGCAATAGTCCCATTTTGTGACAGAATTGTAGTCTACATAAACATAAATGTTCAGAAGTTTAGTTGAATCTTACCAGTGAGTCTGTCCTTTGCGAATCTTCTACTGCTCTCCATCCACGGGAAGGTGAAGTTGGCCGCATTTCCCATACTTGTCATTGAAGTCACTGAGGGGATGCAAGCCGCGAGGCAAGGCGGATGGCTAGGAGGTGGCGGATGCGGATTCGGTGGCATGGGTCTGTGAGCTGGTACCCTGATAACACCACCGGCGTTCCCTCCGTTTACGTTAACGTTCATGTTCATGCTCACATTCATGTTCATATTCACGTTATAGGAACCAGCGAGCCCAGCCGCCATGGAGCAGGCAGGGTTATAGACGCTGTTATAGCCATTGGTGTAAACGTTCGTGTAATCCGTGTCGCTGGTTCGGTTGGGCAGCATGCAGCTGCTGGACGGGTCAGTGCTGTTCAGTATCTGGTCTATTCCAAAGCTGATGGGCTCGTGCTGCTGGTGTGTCTGGTTAACCTCTTCAATTCCAGTGTTCTCCATTGCTGTATTCATATTAGCGTCTCAAAACGACTCATATGTTGATTAAAAAAAGTATGCTATATATTTGTTTTCCGTGTTGTCGCAGTATCAGGCGCATAAATGATACCCACGTCTGTGTTCAGGTTTTACCCTAAAGATACTTCCTTGAGCAGTGCGCGACCCACACCGACCGAAGCGTTGCCATTATCTGTCCCGAAGACATAGATACGGAGTAGGCTAAAATGCAATGTTAATAATCCATCGGGATAGATTGGGAGTCTTAAAATGCATATCCATCACATTGTAGTATGTCCTTTAACATATTTGCTTGCACATATCACAGTAATCTATATCGATTAATAGCCTATTGGTCATGTAAAATAATTAGCCAGACTACTTACAGCCAAATCCGCAATTTGAGGAATTCCCAAGTTCCTTTGAAGAGGATACTGGTGCTCTGTTCTGGCATTATTATTACGACATGTCCAAAAGCAGAGGGTATTGGCGACTCAACCTCTTCGTATCAAAAGATGTAGCAAAATGAAGTGTTAACTGTGCTAAACATGAGTATTAATTGGAAAAGATTGCTCTGTTACAGTGCGTCTTGAAGTGATTTCAACAGCTGAGACACCCCTTCTGCCTAAATCTTGCCATTCGGTCATCCATTGGCCCCCGCATTTCCAGTTAGACAATGTTTTGTAGCCTGCTCCCTTCTCTTAAAGAACCCGCAGCCCATTTCCAGTAGCAGTCCAAGTTTTACTGTGCTGTATGACATATAGATTACAGTCTATCAAATGTATAACTGTGTTTAATTAGGCTACATAGGCTATCACCAACCTTAATCCCACTATAAAAAGATGACATGAACAACTGCCTAATAGATATGGACTGTCATGCATGATGGAACTATGTTTAATTGCTATGTAACTATGGATTTTACATCCCTGTTTATCGCCCTTTCATTGTAAGCCTGATAGCAGTCAAATAGCCTAACTCAGAATTTCAACTCATTAGGCCTATGGAAATCGCCTTATTACACACCATTAACACTGTACATCAAGAAGACAACCGTTAGTGAGGTGGGAAGTTGGAGTATAGGGCAGGCTGTTTAATCATGATTATGA includes the following:
- the LOC120047428 gene encoding T-cell leukemia homeobox protein 3-like, whose amino-acid sequence is MENTGIEEVNQTHQQHEPISFGIDQILNSTDPSSSCMLPNRTSDTDYTNVYTNGYNSVYNPACSMAAGLAGSYNVNMNMNVSMNMNVNVNGGNAGGVIRVPAHRPMPPNPHPPPPSHPPCLAACIPSVTSMTSMGNAANFTFPWMESSRRFAKDRLTAALSPFSVTRRIGHPYQNRTPPKRKKPRTSFSRVQICELEKRFHRQKYLASAERATLAKALKMTDAQVKTWFQNRRTKWRRQTAEEREAERQQANRLMLQLQQEAFQKTLSQPLQQDPLCLHNSSLYALQNLQPWAEDNKVTSVTSLASVV